TTATTGGTTACTGTAGGttatcatactgtatgttatgGAGACATTGCACAGAGGGATATCAATATAACACGTCTTCCCTTTCAACCAAGCTACCAAAAGCCCAGGGACACATACAGGGCCCCTTTGGAGCACTTTGGAGCACTTTCACATAAAGTGCACACATCTTTCAGAGACCAGACGGAcaagaaaaaaaattaaaaggtAACAAGATGACAGTGCAAGAAGCATTTTGAACAATTAATGAAGTGAAATGCATGGCGCTTTCTCATGCCTGTTCAAAAACTTTGTTTGGAGAACATACAAAGCTAGGAAACAGTCTTATTGCTCAGACCCCCTACACTAAGACAAGCTCTGAGATTCCTGAGAGCACTCGGACAAGTTGGCATGAGTGGTTCTCACTGAGGTGTCACCTTCTAATATCTCACTCTTACAAACTGGCTTGAATAAACAGGGGTGGCTGTGGCTCAGCTGGAGCTTGTATTAGCTGCATTTAGTTTACAACCGGCCTGGGAACTGCTGGGGGAGCTTCTAAGTGGCTGAGACTGCAGGGACAGATGCTGCTGTTACCTGGTCGTGACATTTGGGGCAGATCCACATGCCCCTGGGAATGGTTTTCAAGGGTGGAGCGAGGCAGTCCAGATGGTAAACACGTGCACATGTGTCACACATGAGCAACTGACCACTGCGCCTGCACACAGTGCAGAAGTCCTCATGGATGTCTCCCTGTCAGGAAGAATTGCATCAATCAGTATTGTGGCCACTACGCCCAACCGATCATACCTGGATATGTGGTACTAGAGGAAAGGGAGTCGAACTTCACTGAATGACACCTGCCCAATCTGACTGTGCTCCCAAACTGTTCACATTGTAATTGTGTTTGTGGGCACTGGGTGTTGTTCACACGAACCAGTTTTCACTGGATGACCGCGAGTAATGTTGCTGGTCACGGTACCCTACCAAACCCCAAACACCACTGTCAACAGCAATGACGTGCGATGCGTTGATCCAAACATCCTCAGCCAAAGGAGTGAGGGACTTTTCACTTTGTAAGGTTATGGACACCAGGACACACATAGATTGTCACACATAAATGAATGATGGATGTAATGGCATGTAGGGTGTAAAAGTGAATGGATGTGGAAGGTTTCATGTTGTAAGGAGGGGTGGTCTGTCCTGAAACCATAGGGCCTCAGGGAGATACCACTGAGGGGGGGATTTGGGGGGAGGCTTCCTCTAGTCCTGGTAGGTGCAGTGGGCTCTTCATCAGCTACTTACATCCCCGGAGCTGGGTCTAGGCAGAGGGAGGGTGTGGGGGTGGACGGGGAAGTGAGAGCCCCCCCTCTCTGGCCGGTGGTGGGCCGGGGAGGCGGAATGACTGCTGGTGGGGGATGTTGGGGTGTGAAGACCCAGCTCAGGAACACTGCTGTATTTGGGTGGGCGACCTGGGTGAGATGAGAcacgacaaaacaaaacaaaaacaaaagaaaGGAAAATGGGagaacaaaataaaaaaacattctcaTGACATACCTGTGACAATGGGTCCTCATTGGCTAGCGCataaggaagaggaagaggaggagcacaGACAGAAGCGTTAGTACACAGCGAGGGGGAACAGCATGAAGTCGGGTCAAGAGGAAGGGTGAGCTGGGCAAAGCTGACAGTTAATTAGGACAGTAGTTCCGAGAACAAAGCAGGTCAAAGCAAGACATAAGCCACATCGTATCGACCTGCAGGGCAAGACTTTGTTGAAACAAATGTAAAATCTAATATCTACATTATTTCAATGTACTATATGAAACAATAGGTCAAATACAGCTGCATTCAACCGTGTCAGTCAGAACGTGGGAAGCAAATGCTTGGTTCATATGAGGATTCATTCTCCTAAATGTTCTACTCACAGAACTGCAGTGTACCACTAAATATGTTACATAACAGGCCTCTTAAGTCTGTTACAAACAAATGGGTAGTGAGATCTGACTTGGCTTGGCATGCCATACTAGCCTGAAATCCACAAACCTGTTTTGTTAACATTCCACTACATATACTCCGTGTAATGCTAAACATGAGAAagagtggcaaggagtggaatgctaactcagactggtacccaggctaatgCCATACACATAGCGTTCAGACAGCGACAGGGCTGAAATCCACATGGGGTTTTGCTTGGTGGAGTCCTGGGGTgagcacatacagtacagagctgtgAAGCCATCCTCAACAATACATTCAGAGCAGGGTGGGAAGGCATCTTACTGAGAGGGCAAAGAGAGCTGGTTAAGTAGCACGAATTACAGACAGGGCAAAAGCACAGAGTCAAGTGGCATTAAAAGCAGGAAGTGCAAGGAAAGAGTCAGCTCTATTGCACTAGCATGATAGCACAACCAAAAGAGCTCCTACAGTAAGTCTGTGATGGGGCAGTATCACAGTACAACAAAACGATGAATACTGGTCTCCACAGTTGTACGAGATATGACAGCATAGACTTCCTCCTGGTGTCTGGGAGAGCAGGGGTGCGGTCCAATTGACATTGTGTTAACAAGGTTACAAGGTGGGACACTCCACACAACCCTGAGTAGCTAGACGTTTCCATCACCTGACAGGGGATTCATACTGACCTCTCTTCCTGGTGCCTTGGTGTAGAGGAGTGTTCAGGTATGTGACGCCGTTCTTCTTACGCTGTAAATATAGGTTGTGTTTACTACTTAGGTTTGGTTCTCTCACAGCAGACCTAGAACAGGTACAACCTAGAACAGGTACAGTATCCAGAGTTGGGGTcggttccatttcaattccagtcaattcagaaagtaaaccaaattccaattccacattCTTAAccattgaagagaattggaatttcaatgTACTTCCTGaactgactggaattgaaatggaattgagacCAACCCTGACAGTATCATCATAATGCCATAATAATAGCAACGTTAGTGGCCTATACACTGTACCTCAGGCTCAAACACTGCTCCACTGTATACTGGGTTTGCTGTTGTTCTCCTCTTGCGCTCCTGCCTCCGACTCTGGATCTCTACACAGGTATAGAATAGACCAGGTCAGTAGAACACATCGGACATATCTGATGTTAAATTGTCTTCATGCAGGCGCAGACATTATTGTAAAAACGTATACAGAATAGGGTGGGGGGGGTGCTATAAAATATCCATTTGGGTCTTCCAACCTTCCAGATGGTCATATGTAACCAGTCCCAAGGACACCATGAAAGCACGTTTCTGTGGGAGAGAACAAGAAATCAAATGTTCAGTCAAACGTGTCAGAAAACAAGATTGACCCACAAAGCTgaccatatacagtaccagtcaaaagtttggacacgcctactcagggtttttctttatttttacattgtagaatacactggttgagagaatgccaagagtgtgcacaaagctgtcatcaaggcaaagggtggctactttgtttaacatttttttgggggggttactgcatgattccatatgtgttatttcatcgttttgacgtctacactattattccacaatgtagaatatagtaaaaataaagaaaaacccttgaatgagtaggtgtgtccaaacttttgactggtactgtacatttatttTCTTGTTTTCATTGCATCTGTGTATAGAGTATAGGCCCACCTGGGGGTTGTCCTCTCTCTTGTTCCTCAGCAGGGGTGGAGGGGTGCTTCTAGTGGTGTGTGAAGGGGAGGAGGGCGCACTGACCGATGTCTTCGGCTCTGTAACACCCCGAGCTTTAACAGTCTGGAGGGACGGAAGTAACAGAGTTAGCCGCACACAACAAGAGTCACAGTCCCTCCACGGTGGATGTGACGCCCCTTCATGAGAGACCGCTCTCAACGAGGAAAAACACACATTTTCACACACAGCAAACCAGGACAGAGGGTGGTGAGCACCTGGCTTATGTAGGTGGAGGACTCTCCATTCGTGAATGTTATTGGGAGGTCTTCCAATATTCAGTGTATCTACGAACTCACTCTCTGGAATAGAGTTGTGGCAGCCGCTCAAGTACCTAGCCATGCACATCAACAAAGCAGGGTGTCTATGCCGACCAAATTGAGTTAAGTAAGAAGCCTGTGATGAACACAAAAGAGCCAGGCTAACAGCTGGGTGCTTCTTGGTTTAACAGCAATGAAAATGGTAATTCTACTACCGACGGCCCTACTGAAAATATTATCTGGAAGCTAATAGATTTCATTTGATTGGGTCCACGGAGAAGACTGTAATTTAAACAAATCAAGTTTGCCCGCCCCCTCTTTGTTCCCCCTCCTCTCACCTTGGTGTCAGGGCTGAGGCTTCTGATCTGAAGGGTCTGATGAGTTGCCAGGGTGGCCATAATGGTGGCTGGCGAGGTGATGACGATGCCAGTCAGCTGGGCAGAGGGCAGGGTCTTGGTGATGCTGGCGCAGGGCTGGCCGTTTACAACGCGTACCTGGTGGATGGGCCCGGTGGTGGAGGCCAGTGAGGTGGAGGTCAGCTTGGTGGTCAACATGACAGGCCGCTGGAGGAGCTGAGGGGCAGCCAGCATGGGAGGAGGGGGCGCAGGGGCGATGGGTACCGTGGAAGTGGGCGCAGGCGTGGCTGGTTTAGGTCGGACCTGGTCCACAATATAGACAGGAGGATAGTGAGTATACAGTATGTAAGGACCCATGTCTTTTAAACAGTAAGAAAAAGTGCATATCAATTACACAGCTTTGTCATTAACCCTCTGTGATCAACACACAAAGCAGCAACAACAGAGGGCATGCCACATTCACAACAAAGGTTAGCAGGAGGTGGGTTGGCCCTGGGCAGGTAGATTGAAGGAACAGCCAAAGCACGTGGTAAGGAACAACACCGCTGACATAGATAGTGAAGCCAGGTAGTAAGCAAGGGGTTACGAAAATGCCACTGAAACAGGTCTTGGGTCAAGCCTTCGGTCCTGAACAAAAAGCATACGaatgcaggaacacacacacacgtcacaaaaGGGCACAAGACAAACAACAAATTAGAAAGAACTTGCTCCACCAGTCCCCTCCAGTAGAATCCCTATTCAGACCTCTGAATAGAAAACCCTTGTAGTCTGGTAGGCTATCCAATCAAACTGCCTCAAATGGAGTACATTTGACGTTATAGGACGTCAGATGATAGCTAACGAATTAAAAGCTTAGAAGCTGGTCATTCTAGGACTGATATCCAGTCTAAACGCCCCCTGTTAGTGTTACTGGAGAGAGGCTGCggggtgaggggaggggagatcCACGTGGACGAACCTGCGTTAGAAAGGTAGGTCGAGGCGTCAGTCTAGGCGGAGGGATAAACTGAGGAACTTTGATAGGCCGGGCAGTGGCCTGCACCTGCGATGAAACCATCCGTTTACACACGTTAGAGAATGCGGAAAACCATACACAGTCTCAAGGAGATAGACCATGAGAACACACTCATGAACGCGCAAGTCACACAGTGAAGAAAAGTTGGTCCCAGATCCGACTCATTCCTTGTGAAATCTGCATTTGCACACACTCTTGCGGCGACACAGAAAAGGGCGATACGTCCTCCTTATCTAAAGAACACGGCAACCCCACCTGTGCCCTGTGATTTCAAATATTTGTTTACAAAATCAGAAATATACTATTAACACAATTGGGACTTCAGGGACAGTTCAGTGTAAATTCATTTTATGTGCAGACAATGAAGCTGAGTGAGTGACATGTGGGACATACAGTATACTTACAACAATAGTGTTCTTGGAGACTATCCGAACCGGCTCCATTCCCTGATGGGTCAACTTGCTGGATGTCTGAAGGTTGATAGGTGCACTCAGTGAGTCAGGGTGACCTATGCTGGCCTTGGGCGTGTTGCTGATGGCTGTGACCTTGGCGACGGAGGGTCGCGGCGTCACGGCGGAAGCAGGCATGGTAGCGGTGGCAGCTTTCAGTACCAGAGGTAGAGTCTTAGTGGCGATGACCGGGGTGATCGTCATCGTGTTCTGTCCAGGAGAGAAGCTAAGTTGAATATGGGGCTACCCTTCAACAACACATATGAACAGATTAATattacagcagtgtgtgtgtgtgtgtgtgtgtgtgcaagtaccTGTGGCGTGCTCAGTTTGTCAGGCGAGGGCAGGGAGGGTGGGGTGTGGAGGTTAGGCAGGGCAGAGGCCTTCCCATCAGGCTGCACTGGGTGCTGGGGCTGCTGATGGGCCTGGACCTCCGGATGATCCTGTTTCACCAGCAGCTCTTTCCTCAGCTGCTCCACCACCTTCTTCTGCAAGACAGCGGAGGACACAGATTTAAGTCGACAGAAGGAATTCTGGAGTTTTCATATGGACCGTGCTGTCCTGGAGAGGTACATACATAATGATGACTCAAACAAAACTGTTCAGTACCAGGATATCAAAAGCACGAAACAAAAGTAAAGAGACAAGCAACTGTCCTTGTCAAATGTTATTCTTTACCTCATACAAACCCAATTCCATTCGTTGCTGACTCagtcataaaaaataaaagtatctTGATAGGCAATAAAGGCATTTTTTGCTTAAACGTCATAGAAATGCTTTTTGCTTAAGGCAGAGGGAGGTGGTGAGGTAAATGGGAACAGAaagagcgagaagagagaggaacagcatCTGCTTCAGGTTAAATTCACACTGAAGAGAACAGCATCTGCCTCAGGTTAAATTTATACCGAAAATAAACGACATCagctaacaaaaaaaaaaaatggccacATCACTGAACTAAAGCAACGGTGGATTCCAAACTGTGTACATTACCCAGTTGATAGTTGAACAAAAAACGATGTATCCACATTTTTATTCTGACTAGACCTTAATAAAATGACATGAGGATTCTTTTCAAACGCATGTAGGCCTAAATCCGGTTAGATATACATGTAGCCCTCACTGGGCAATACCAGGAAGTGTCCTGGAGACTTCTAGTTatacctttgttatggcaaaaaGGCTCAGATTCAGTATTATATGTGTATATAACCACAACCAACTACTACAGCTAAACATTAATACAAAGTAAATGAGGATGAACAATCCTCCTAGCCTCCTGCATAATCAGTTCTTGAAATTCAGTTTGGAATTTGGTCCAATAAAATACCGCCTGGAACTGTTTTACACACACTGTGACAAAGACACACAAGGCTTGACAGCAAGCGAAGTGGCAGGTGTCCCAGATTCCCCCTGGCTACGGCACATAGGACACCTACCCCAGTTATGAGCAGCCTGCTTCTAGGCAAATCATCTGTGCCATCCCCCAACAGGTTTATACTGGTTCTGACACAGCAAATCAAACATTCTCAATTATCTGTAACCTTACCCACACAGTGAGCATCAATCCTTATCTGTTAGGCTCATAGAATGCTTTGTGGTTTATAATATTTCCTGCTTTCTTTTATGCCCAGACAGCTAATTGCTGaaccttgcacacacacacacacacacacacacacacacacacacacacacacacacacacacacacacacacacacacacacacacacacacacacacacacacacacacacacacacacacacacacacacacacacagtttccaaTTGGCTTGGCTTCAGACTAGTTCGCATTGACTGTGGCACTGGCACTGCCCCTCGCAGGCCAGCCAGGAGATAGGAGAGGACACATATGATGAAGTCAGCACAATGAGACGCAGTTCATTCTTCCCTCACATTCACTCTATTGACGTATGCATTgaaagcaccccccccccccccccccccccgcctgcgTCTGATAAGACAGAACAGAGTCCGACCGCTCTAGTTCACCTCTgtccattcactcacactcactgCAGTGAAAAGTGAGCCAATGTCCTCTCAGCAGCCATGGGCGGGCTGAGACAAACTTTTTGGAGGGTATCTGACTGTTTACGTACATTCTGTCAGAGCAAGTAAAAACACCCAACTGTAGCTTTACAAGGAAAATATAACCATTAATGAATAAATATAAATCCCAATAATGTATATTCTTTCTTACCTTTTACCTGACTTAGTACAGTAATGATCATGCTCTTTTTTTGGGGTATATATATTACTGGCATTGACAATTGTTAGATTCATACTACACTGTTGAGGAAAGAGCtttcaagtaagcatttcactgaaatACCATTTCAACTTAATTTGATCCCCAATAGGTAAACAACCTTCATGTTACTTTCTATTCATTGAAATAGAATATGTTTGTTGATCAAATCAAGCAGTAGTACAATACGGAACAGCCTATTCGGAAATAGACCCGACATGCGTGAACAAACACTCTGAGACCACATGGCAACTGCAACATGAATTAATAATGGAAGAGCAATAAGCATGAGGTTTTTAGAAGTGCTGTTGTGAatggcatgtgtttgtgtgttagtttAACAAGAGGGGATGTATCAGTATTTAGCCAGTGACTTCCCCCTTCCACTCATGTACTACATCCACCCTCTGGTCTACAATCCCACCACTTCACACCTCTAATGTAATCTTTCATTGGTTTTGAGGTGAGGGTCCTGTCAGCTCTACATGGTGATGCTGCTCACATTCCCTTATCTCCTCTTAAAAATCAGGCCTATTTAACTGCCACAGGCGCTGCACTTTCCACCACTCAGTGCAGCATTCCACCACTCAGTGCAGCATTCCACCACTCAGTGCAGCATTCCACCACTCAGTGCAGCATTCCACCACTCAGTGCAGCATTCCACCACTCAGTGCAGCTTTCCACCACTCAGTGCAGCTTTCCACCACTCAGTGCAGCTTTCCACCACTCAGTGCAGCATTCCACCACTCAGTGCAGCATTCCACCACTCAGTGCAGCATTCCACCACTCAGTGCAGCTTTCCACCACTCAGTGCAGCTTTCCACCACTCAGTGCAGCATTCCACCACTCAGTGCAGCATTCCACCACTCAGTGCAGCATTCCACCACTCAGTGCAGCTTTCCACCACTCAGTGCAGCATTCCACCACTCAGTGCAGCTTTCCACCACTCAGTGCAGCTTTCCACCACTCAGTGCAGCATTCCACCACTCAGTGCAGCTTTCCACCACTCAGTGCAGCTTTCCACCACTCAGTGCAGCTTTCCACCACTCAGTGCAGCTTTCCACCCCCCccattttttttacatacatttttttcagAGACTTCCATGTGCGCATGAATTAATCAATTATAAAGTCAATTTGATTTGACCAATCTAACTACATAATGGTAATCATGTATTTGGATGGTAAATCTCTGTTGATAAACTGcgtaaatcaagatgtagcctaggcctatccaCAACACAGGTGAATGCATATGCAATAgcagtgtgtgcatgcattgcgttattgagcttgttttgaCTGACATTTGGAGATAATAGCAGTCAGTTAGCATGACTTTCATGAATTGTGAAGCCTGTATATGGTTCATTACATGAATTGTGAAGCCTGTATATGGTTCATTACATGAATTGTGAAGCCTGTATATGGTTCATTACATGAATTGTGAAGCCTGTATATGGTTCATTACATGAATTGTGAAGAATTCACAACAAGTGACGTTAGCTGATGAACATTATCTCATATAACCacacgtataagatctcctaaacctGCTTTTACCACAGATCTTATTTTCAGCGTTTATCCAAAATCCCTCTAAAAAAATCAGCATTGATTTTCCCCGTAGGCTTTGTCCAACGAACCATTTTTTAAAAAATGTTATAGTATCGAAAAAGTACAGACGTTTaggtataccgtgcaacactactAATAAGGACTGAAGGCTCAACATTGGAATTTCATAATCTGCTCAGCGCACTCCTGTTAAGCCTTGAGGACCGATGCAGTGATTGCTATTATACTTTTTGTTTAACTAATGATTTCGTTTTAAACAAGCCTTTTTACCGTCCGCTTATTATGGCAATTCTAATTAGATGATCGTGTAAAAGGACTCCACAttaattgcatttttttttttaagtcagtgTAACGCTTTAGATTTTATTTGGCAAGGTCATTGATGCATATGCACGAGCTGCCCTTTAGTGCTCCGCAAAGAAGAATTGGGCACATTCAAGCATTCTTTGCTGTTATTGCCATCAGCCACATTGAGTCAATGGACAAATAACTTTCTACAACAACCACAAGCACGCAAAGCAGGACAGCTGCCACGGCGAGACAGGTTTCATCAAAGACCACCCTCGTGATTCTGACAGTTGTCCTTATCAGACAACAGCTATCAGCCGCTAAGGTCTTGGGACATCTTGGGCTAATGCAAGACATCTTGTATCATCCTCAAATTTTCCACCTCTCTTACTCcacatacagctacagtatgtgaacTACTGTCCTTAGGTCCTTTTAACGTACCTCATCTTTTAGCATAACCGTTCCGTATTATCTGATGCTCAGTAATAGCTAGACCAAGCTGACAGCTTTTCAGAGACCATTTTCACAGCAGGATAAGTTTCATTATGCAGAAGTCCTTGGG
The sequence above is a segment of the Salvelinus alpinus chromosome 33, SLU_Salpinus.1, whole genome shotgun sequence genome. Coding sequences within it:
- the LOC139562832 gene encoding PHD finger protein 21A-like isoform X8, which codes for MQNWMVFKTEDCVKAESCPGLSFRQKGSMMELQTLQEALKAEIQVHQKLVSQMKQDPQNADLKKQLHERQAKITALSEKQKKVVEQLRKELLVKQDHPEVQAHQQPQHPVQPDGKASALPNLHTPPSLPSPDKLSTPQNTMTITPVIATKTLPLVLKAATATMPASAVTPRPSVAKVTAISNTPKASIGHPDSLSAPINLQTSSKLTHQGMEPVRIVSKNTIVVRPKPATPAPTSTVPIAPAPPPPMLAAPQLLQRPVMLTTKLTSTSLASTTGPIHQVRVVNGQPCASITKTLPSAQLTGIVITSPATIMATLATHQTLQIRSLSPDTKTVKARGVTEPKTSVSAPSSPSHTTRSTPPPLLRNKREDNPQKRAFMVSLGLVTYDHLEEIQSRRQERKRRTTANPVYSGAVFEPERKKNGVTYLNTPLHQGTRKRANEDPLSQILMKDEAIPWPGTLAIVHSYIAYKAAKEEEKQKLVKWSLELKQDREQLEQRVKQLSQSITKCMENKNTILARQRDMHNSLEKVKGLVRLIQGINFCPSPEASPPALQTSMTNGGADCASADHTDDTSPEEHKNMTNNSSDDLNNNADRATEEEEKKEEVKEIDNLNSSSLGKTFEPPQTIAPALVDIAEGVK
- the LOC139562832 gene encoding PHD finger protein 21A-like isoform X6 — translated: MQNWMVFKTEDCVKAESCPGLSFRQKGSMMELQTLQEALKAEIQVHQKLVSQMKQDPQNADLKKQLHERQAKITALSEKQKKVVEQLRKELLVKQDHPEVQAHQQPQHPVQPDGKASALPNLHTPPSLPSPDKLSTPQNTMTITPVIATKTLPLVLKAATATMPASAVTPRPSVAKVTAISNTPKASIGHPDSLSAPINLQTSSKLTHQGMEPVRIVSKNTIVVQATARPIKVPQFIPPPRLTPRPTFLTQVRPKPATPAPTSTVPIAPAPPPPMLAAPQLLQRPVMLTTKLTSTSLASTTGPIHQVRVVNGQPCASITKTLPSAQLTGIVITSPATIMATLATHQTLQIRSLSPDTKTVKARGVTEPKTSVSAPSSPSHTTRSTPPPLLRNKREDNPQKRAFMVSLGLVTYDHLEEIQSRRQERKRRTTANPVYSGAVFEPERKKNGVTYLNTPLHQGTRKRANEDPLSQILMKDEAIPWPGTLAIVHSYIAYKAAKEEEKQKLVKWSLELKQDREQLEQRVKQLSQSITKCMENKNTILARQRDMHNSLEKVKGLVRLIQGINFCPSPEASPPALQTSMTNGGADCASADHTDDTSPEEHKNMTNNSSDDLNNNADRATEEEEKKEEVKEIDNLNSSSLGKTFEPPQTIAPALVDIAEGVK